One Megalobrama amblycephala isolate DHTTF-2021 linkage group LG15, ASM1881202v1, whole genome shotgun sequence genomic window, TCCTGAACTTTTTTGTGTATATGGTCATAAGTCTTATTTCAATCCAACACAGTATCTTACTAGACATCAGGAAAAGCATACAGTACACTCCACATCTGGTTAAAGTTAGCCGACCCATAAATCATTGCTGACAAGGCGGTTGGACAAACAAAGTATTATAGTGACCTATGCCACCTATGTCAATATTTACTTTTAGACAACAGTCATTTTGCTGACATACTTGTAAGTTTTTGTCAAGAATCTGCCATTTATAGCAAAGTCACTGAGGCCAAGAATGTCAAGTACTGTACATTGACCACATGCTTGTTTGCTGTGTCTTATTATGATTTTATGTTGATGAATAAACTCACCTCTTCTTTAAAGATCGATTCAATGATTCTGTTCTCTCTGTGATCTGGAATTGAAAAAGTTTGATATTAAAAAAGTTGTAAGCAGAGTTGGAAAAAAATCTAACAGCAGTGATTGAGCAACAAAAAATTGTCATTTCCCCTCCAGTGAGCTGTTACCTCAAGAATCGCTAGACTTTTAAGTCTACTCACTTACTTAACTGCTGGCAAAATGTGCTTTCAATAAACCTTGGATGCCTATACAGTAGAAAGGTGAAAGAATTTTTCTGACTAgacaaaacagagaaaaaatcTGTTGTCTTCCCTTTTGCTAAATAGATAAGAAAACTTCagcacccataatgcactgggcacGTTACTGTTCAAGGCCACTCCCACCAGTCTGTTCCTATTGGATACACTTACCAGAGTCAAATACCACCTTGCTTTAAGTAATATAAGGTAATATAATAAGAAATACTTCTTTGCATacttttagtcataatggtGTCGACTTGTATTGTTCCAGGCTGCAAAATTAATAGAATcacaaatatgaatataataccACAaaggaaaatctgaaaaatgtcCATGTCTGTTGTTAACATTATCAAACTGGATGACCACGAACACCGTTTCAGGCCAAACAGAAGGGAAAAACTAAAAAGAAACTGCGGTTCTGTCAGTTCCGCCAAAGCAAAACGCCGTTGCATCCATAGAGTTTCATTTTTACCATAATGCTGTTTAAAGAGTAGACAGAGTACGGTAAAAATTTTCAGAGATAAACCAATAAATGTTCTGttaattatggaagcttgtttccaccatggaataaaaaaaaatgaaaagataatTGCGACATTTTATttgcgacttttttctctcagtttacatctaattctgactttttttctcattataaCACGcatttgcaagtttatatcacgcaattctgagaaaaaaaaaatatcagaaatgcgagatgtaaactcgtagttgcgagaaaaaagtcagaattgtgaaataataaagttgcaattacctgttttattcagtggcggaaacaagcttccatagttaaTAACCCTCTATCGATCTGACTGTCCGTGGGCGAGGATGCAAAAATGTGAAAGTGTAATCTGTAGTTTTCACAAAGCCCTGGAGCTGTCAAAAGACTCCAGGTAACACGAagaaacattgttcatttacatagaCTACcattgtaacaatacaaagtGAGTTGGAAATCAGCAAAGTAAGAATTTAAATATAGGTCTGCTCATTACAATATATGGCTTCAGAACACGGTAGAAAAAAAGGCCacttttatgatatttttttaatacacttTTTGGgtactttttgtcatttttgtagcAGATGGTCACTATTTTGCTTCAAGgataaaagaaagtcatacaggtgtGCATGAACTAAAAACTTGTGAGgtcaaaatgtcattttgatacatttattgGCTGTGGTAGAATGAAGAATGAGGCCAAATTATTGAGTGCCGGTGTAAATATGAATTCCTTTGAggattgtaataatgtttcattcCAGTCTTTCTCACTTCCTCAAACTAACAGTGTACATGTTAATAGGCTCCTGGTTCAAGCCCACAAAAGGATCCCTTGTGTTGCTGTGGAGCCTGCTGACTTTTTAACCTCTGCTCACTAAGAATGTACTTTCAACTGTCAATCACTACTTTTTCTTCTGTAAATACACAGACAAGCACTGGAAATCTCAGGGTCCCCAAAACACAGACTACAAAATAgatatatcatttattttagaTAGCCTCACCTCTAAATAGCACATAATACAAAACAGACAGTCtcttcctgaataattttgggATTTGACTTAGTGTGTAAGTGAAGACCCAACGACATACTTTATGACAAATTTTATGAGAAATTGTTCAGCCTGATGCCTTGACATACCAGTCAAAAATTTGGAATAATTGagatttttaatgcttttgaaagaagtctcttatgttctccaaggctttatttatttgatcaaaaaatacagtaaaaatattgtgaaatagaattacaattgaaaataactgttttctatttgaataaatttattcgtgtgatcaaagctgaattttcagcatcattattccagtcttcagtgtcacatgatccttcagaaatcattctaatatgatgatttggtacAATACTTTGACTGGTATTGTACACGGTTAATGCAAAAAATAGTGTTTTCCTAACATATTTTGGTGTTAAGCCATTAATATTTATCACAGTTGATTTAACATCTTGGGTAGCTAGAATACTATACCACAGCAATGTATAAACAAACAAGTAATGgacaaaataacaaacacctaCCTTatactacaaacccgattccaaaaaagttgggacactgtacaaattgtgaataaaaacagaatgcaatgatgtggaagtttcaaatttcaatattttattcagaataaaacagatgacatatcaaatgtttaaactgagaaaatgtataattttaagggaaaaataagttgattttaaatgtcatggcatcaacacatctcaaaaaagttgggacaaggccatgtttaccactgtgtggcatcccctcttctttttataacagtctgcaaacgtctggtgactgaggagacaagttgctcaattGTCTTAgatcttctttgtcgcatcttcctctttatgttatgccaaatgttttctatgggtgaaagatctggactgcaggctggccatttcagtacccggatccttcttctacgcagccatgatgttgtatttgatgcagtatgtggtctggcattgtcatgttggaaaatgcaaggtcttccctgaaagagacgatgtctggatgggagcatatgttgttctagaacttggatatacctttcagcattgatggtgcctttccagatgtgtaagctgcccatgccacatgcactcatgcaaccccataccatcagagatgcaggcttctgaactgagcgctgataacaacttgggttgtccttgtcctctttagtccggatgacatggcgtcccagttttccaaaaagaacttcaaattttgattcgtctgaccacagaacagttttccactttgccacagtctattttaaatgagccttggcccaaaGAAAAtgcctgcacttctggatcatgtttagatatggcttcttttttgacctatagagttttaggcaacggcgaatggcacgatggattgtgttcaccgacaatgttttctggaagtattcctgagccaatgttgtgatttccattacagtagcattcctgtatgtgatgcagtgccgtctaagggcccaaagatcacgggcatccagtatggttttccggccttgacccttacgcacagagattgttccaggttctctgaatctttggatgatgttatgcactgtagatgatgataacttcaaactctttgcaatttttctctgagaaactcctttctcatattgctccactatttttcactatttatttattttccagtgTTTGGAATGCAGTAATACACTCTTGAACTCCTGAGAGATATTGCACAATTTATTAAGAAATGCCTTCTGTTGTTTGTGAGATCAAGATGTGTAATCTGCTTTGTCCTCACGAACTTCCCATAAAGGTTTAAGATGTTCAGATATGGTCACTCAgataaggccaattcacaccgcactgacagacggcaacagacACTTCATCAGGTTTTGTCGGATCATATTACCCCCGTTGGCATCTTTGGGAGCTTGTTTTTGATGATTGAAGATGATTTGGCCTTAAGACTTTAAGATCTTGCATTGTAGGAAGCTGACTCGTAAGGCTATATTACTTGTTTTCCATTGTTCAGGGGTCCAGGTTTTGTGCTCCTCACACTATGTTCTGCATCTTTGCGGGCTGACCTTGGATACCAGTGGATAAAAGGCAGCCTAGCTATAAATTCCAGCTGTTCTAGGCTCATGACCTACAGTTTGTGTTTAGACTGAGCCACTAAGGGTTTGAGTAATCTTACTCTATTTATGTTGGTAAGATTTGACTAGAGACCGATACCCTTTAGACATTAAAGAGTCTGCAGAACTCTTGCCTGCGCAACCTCACCACCATAATGCTGGGtagttgccagggcattgctatgcgGTTGTTAAGATGTTGGTTTCTTGGTGGTTGCCCATGCCACAAGTCTCTGTGATAGTCTGGTCTCTAGTTAAGGATAGGAGTTTGATTGATGTGTAAGCATCACTGGTTATGACATCTACCATTATGCTGTTTCCATTTTAGGCCAACTTCTGGATGCTTTTTTTAGAAAATCTAAGACAGTTCAATAATGACTTTGTCTATGcaaatgctcaatcatcacaaAATGTAATGTAGAATTTATTCTGGAGCCTTTGAACTTGTGTTTTTCCATTCATTCATGAAATTCAACTCATCGGTTGTGTCCGAACTGATAAAATCACTCAAATAAGTGGTGAAACATCTTCAAACATCTGGCTCACGTCAgaagcgtctgggtccaaagttgccctgacgcACCAAACTGATGCACGACACCAGACGACCAAGTAacgtcgaatcggccgaaaaaaagccaacgaggaccaacttcagccgacgatGCGGAACTGAAAAAACTTAGTCTGccaaccgtcggcttggtgtgttccaggcTTATAACATATTTCCTTTGCTTGTCACTGCCATTTTACCatgaagaaaataataatatggatgcgcatgaattaataaatatctgTTTGCTCTAAATTTGGCTTTCGTTAGGGTAGTATACCTCTAAAATCACAACCTTATGTACACTTTAAAGCATTCTCTGTGACGGCCGAGAAACTGTCATGAAATGTGCTGATGGTGCAATAGTCGCAATACGACTGTGTTTATTGTCCTATTTGCCAAGTTCAAGGGTCCATAAAAGGctgatacagtaaaaaatgcTCAATTTGGCTTTCGTTAGGGCAGTGCGTCATATTTCAAGGCCTTATGTCCACTTTAACAGATTTAACTCTGTGGGCTCAGTGTGCATTGTCATATGCCAAGTTTAATGGTTCATGAAAAAACATTGGTATagtaaaaaatgataaaaatttggatttcaTTAGGgcagtatatttatattttcccaaataaaaattattggaacagtaaaatgtactaaaatatCAAATTTCACAAGATCAAGATTTAATGCATACTTACAGGTGGCAGAGAAATGCTTATTTTCTTCATTCAATTCTAACAGTACTTATTGCAAGCAGAGCCAGATATAACGGACTTTAGATATAAAGGGAGGCTCATGCtttcaaaacaatgacaaacaaATAAGTAGCCGGATTCATCCTTGTATTAGACAAACTGCTCTAACAAAACCCAATGCACAAAACTGTATTGCACAATCAACCTATTTCACGCTCAGTTTTCATGGCCACCACAGAGGATGCGTTAAAGTGGACATGAAGCTGTGACATTAAAGTTATACTGGACCCTTGAACTTGGCTTTATGGACAATTGAACTTGGCAAATATGACAATGCACACAGCCGTATTACAGCCCATTTCACATTGTGGTTTCTCAGCCAGGATGTGTTAAAGCGGACATAAGGCTGTGATATTAGAGATAGCTTATACTGCCCTAACTATTAATTCATGTGCATCCATACTCTCGTTTTCTTCAAAGTAAAATGGTGCACAAAGGAAATAGGTTATAATACACATAAACCGGAAATTGTAATGCGTGAGCACGCAAAAAAATTCCCGTTCACACATGAACAGTTTCTTACGCACAAGAAACTTTTCACGTGTGCACACAATAGTTTCTTGTGAGCGCGTGATAAGTTACTCGTGAGCACTTGAAagtctgtatattttttttatttttgcaaaggtccctttaggggctctgtagtTTCCAAAGGGGGTTTTCGTAGCGACGcaatagaagaaccattttgggttccccaaagaTCCTTTCAGATatagttcttaaaagaaccattttttcatAGTGTGAAGAATCCTGAAGAATCATTTTCTGCTATAAAGGaacttttgtgcaatggaaatgttccatggatgttaaaggttcttcatatAACCATAGATGATAATAAGTAACTGTTATATTTAAGAGTGTACCATGGAATTACCATTTTCTTTTACCATATACACTACaatgcatataaacaaatatgGTTCTCATTCACTACCATGGTATATGGCTTAAGTTCCATAGCATTACCATCTGACACCATCACTATACCATGGTACAACtatagtactttttttttgaaaggaAAGGTTAAGAATGTTTATGAAAACATGTAGAGTTACCTTGAAAGTTGGACTGATGGGGTTTAGAGGGTTAAATGGGTCATCACCATCTGTGGAAGTGATGTTGATATTCTTCATTCTCTTCTCTGCTGCTTCCATCCTCCTCTTCTCAATGTCCTCCTTCATCTGTCTCTTGTCCTCCTGTAATTATTGATACAAAATGAAATTGAACCTTTAAATATTGTTCTACAACTGGAAGAAGTTTAACATTCCCACAACCAAAACacaatgtttgtgtttttaaattagCTCAGCCACCTCTTTTTTGGCTAGTTTCTGCTGTTCCTCTTCCTCTCTCCTCCGCTCCTCATCTTCACGAGCTTTGCGGCGTTCCTCTCTCTTCTTTTTCAGTTCCTCTAGCTCCAGCTCAGCCTCGGCCTGACGCTGCCGTAGGTGCTCCATTTCCTGGCTCTCCTTTTCCTGTTGGCTACGTCTAATCTTCTCAAGCTTCAGCTCTGTCTCCAGACCAGCATGCATGTCTTTCTTAGTTTCAAAGGCCTGATCTACAACTGCAGTCCTGCTGGAGAAGAGTGAAGAACCGAAAAAAGGGGTTAGTCTCAAGATggcatattttttatttctgtgaatcaGTCAGTACTTGCTTTTGGACAGGCAGACATTCTGATCATCCAGTCACACATTTcctccattttttttaatttattttttttgtgtttgtttgcagAGATTATTACATTTACACAGTCTATTATGAATATATCTTAGATAACCTTAAACAGCACATAAATATAGAACAAACTGTGGTTGGTCAGTCGGACTGTCTCTTTCTGTCGAAGTGGATAGTTCTTGTCCAAAATAAGGAGTTGAATGGGCCAGACCTTACGGTGTTAGTTAGAGGTCTGGGTATCCAAGACTATATATTAACCAACTCCCTTAACAGCCTTTTTAGAAACTTCCTGGCAAGAATTTTTGGCAGCTACAATATTAGGTCACGTCTATAACACATATGACATAAGCCTCTAAATTTAACACGACCAGATTCTACATTTATTTTCCCCCTAAAGTCAACTTGtaaagtttacttttttttttttttttaaacacttaatatttatcaaatacagtcactatttatatatattttttaaaaaaaaactataaataacacctttaatcaaaaacaGTTATTTAGTCAATACATAATTTTCCTTCTCTTTGTCTCTCACAGTTAAAACAggctgtatttttaaaataaagacttttttttttttgctttctcaATAGTGTAATGCAATATATACAATACTGTTTAGATGTTTgcgatcagtaagattttttttaatgaaattcagcaaggacattaatcaaaagaaaataaaataagatttcttttgaagatttctatttaaaataaatagaacTTTCTGTTGATAAAATAACcctgaataaaatgtatcaaaatttacatgtaggacgtagcataagcgttttgaactgcgagagttgtacactttcttcgtaagttgacggaagctagatattttacttcataacttgttaaatatggatatcttTCTTACAAtaacccatcgcttcgcttcagaaggcctttattaaccctcggagccgtgtggagtacacgtttatgatagatggatgtggatggaggcactttcttcagcttcatactcgtgatccctgttcactgccattataaatctcggatgcatcaggatatttattaatatatctccgattgtgttcatgagaaagaagaaaatcatatacacctgatggcttgagggtgagtaaagcttggggtcattttcatttgaaagtgaactaatcctttaaaaattactgtatcaTTGTAATGAGAATACAGCAACACAGTGATATATGATAATAGGAATTCCAAAAAAAGTGTGTTTATTTGTCATGAAATTAATCTCACAATGGGGAAATAGTAATGGTTCTAAAACAGGCTTAATTTttctgtaaacaaaacaaattttgttgttgttgttttttcttttgattttgggtgATATGTGACCTGGGCTGGACGTTCACGCCATGTTACGAGATTGTGTTCACATCTTTGTAGAACTCgtaattacaacttgtaaacTTGGAATTTTGTGAACACGCCAACTTGCAGATTCATATTGCCGTTAATAGTATTGTCATAGAAACGCATACTTCTGAGTGCGAGGATGTGAACAGCCGGGTTGGCAATTATGGTAAGTGCGACATGGCATGAAAGCAGCATTATTTTCATAAGATTTACCCAAAAAGCTACGGGTAAGAAAGCGTGTAGAATCAAGATACCTAGGTGATCTTTTGGTTTTGACAAGATGTGATGTAATTTCCTCTGCAGCTGCCTCTCCATTGCCATTAGGAATTCTGTCTTGCTGTAGGAAGACTTTAGATGTGTATGACACCTTCATCTCCTTCCTCTCCTCTTTTATCTGTGAGTGATGGTTATGATTTAGACATAGTAACATACATGGTAAGATGTACTAATATTGCAACAATTCTCCTGGCACCTTGTTCTCCATTGGTGGTTTTATTTCCTGTTGATTTTTGCTGTCTCTCGTGTCATCTTGCCATTCCTCTGGTCTTTGACTGCTCACCCTTTCACTGATCTCCATTCGTCTCTCTGGTCTTTTCTCCTCTTCCTCCCGGTCCTGAATTTGCTGAGACTGTATGGAGGTGGTGAAGCTGGTTTTCTCTCTTTGTCTAGATCTTGCATTCACATTTTTCTCCACCTCCTGCGACTCTTCTCCACTGCCGTTCTCTTCCATTCTGAGTCGTGTTCTCCGTTCCAGTTTCTGGGTCCAATCGCTGAAACCTTCATCCTCATCCATAGCAATAGGACTGCTGGGTTTAAGTTCACTTTCGTAGCTGAAAAAAAGACacttattaatataaaatctTCTTTGATGAAGAATAAAAACATGTGCAATGAGCTGTGGTGCTCATGTGAGAAACGAAGGTTTGAGTctaaaaaatgtgtatttatttttattacatgcaCATTGGCTGGTAAAGCCTGCAAAGCTTTTTTTAAacactatttgagcataagaaacaacatttatgagacagttgttgtcaggtttcattggtgattttaatTATGAAATGTAATCATAAGCTTGGTGAATGgctttgatgtttccccattcaaagagatagaagctgtacttgcatgactgaaacagctgcccgagaggcatttcaaagatggccactgagtgaaatgacttgcctAAAGCCAGGGGCACACTTAACAACTAGCTGAAACATTCGAAGACTGAACTTATCTGCAGTTccatttgttgaaaaaaaaaaaaaaaacaggaaaaaatgcAGGATATTAAACGTGTTTAGAAAAATCTTTGTGAGGACTAGCAATTACTGTTTCTTAAATTGTAAGACTAGAATCTTTAGGCACAGCGCACTGCACGATTTTAAACACCGACTGAACGCAACTAGCTCTGACTCAGTCACAAGTATCAAATTACATACATAATTACAGTCGTTAAATGTGTTCCCGAcattaaagggactttggtgtCGCACAGAGAATTCTGAGAATGTCAATTTACTTTTCAAAGTTTGAAATAACTTTGAAAAGTTTGAAGATTTTACACAAACATATCAATAATATGTTATTAATATGTTCTTGCACAATGCTAATATGTTTAACATGATTTTGCACATTGCAGATATGTTTCTTTGTTCAAGAACTCTTATTTTGGTATTCTTTTGTATTGTATTGCCtgtgtttagttcctgtttccttAGTTGCCATAGTTATTCATTGTTTCATTGATTAGTGTTTCACCTGTTACCCATCATCCTGTGGATTTATGCCCTCGGTTATCTTCTGTTCTTTGTCTTGTGTTGAAGTTTCGTACTGTTTTTTCTCATCATTCCTAgtgtttattaaatgtttttatcgttcTTTTATGACACATCACATCTAGCCAGCACATGGcagttgctagcatgatttatgatttagcacattgctagcatgttacCATTAACAGGTATTTACAGTGTTTTGccattaaaattacaataaattttacattaatatatatatatatatttatatatagagagagagagagagagagagagtccacTGTAGGAATtattgggtataatatgtcacagtttactttattttgctatcctcacttacataaatgaactatagtgccctgcacccactagtaaaaatatatcaaaaatgtctgaataatttttagtttgactatatatatatatatatatatatatatatatatatatatatatatatatatatatatatatatatatatatatatatatatattatacttgATCATGCTCTcccaaaatgaacaaaaacctGCTCTTTTCTTTAAGATGATTTAGACTCCATTATTTTGGAGTGAGACACTGGAACTTTTTACAGCAATGAGAGGCAGACCTATATAATCACATTCATAGGGAATCTGGGCAAGTTAACAGTCAGTCAGGCATGAATGGCTCCAGTCAGTGAAAGCACCGCATGAGCCCACACACCTGTGATGGTGTTACTTTGATGAAAGGAACTATGCGCTGAAGTCACTGTGCCCGCCTATTAACACGAGAGGCCTACTTCAAACGCGCTCCTCAGAAACAGATGTTTAAGGTGCGTGTGATGATCTGACAGGtggttgtttgttgttgttttctttcattTGCCATGGGCAACCAGAGGATTTTTATGAAATGCATAATTGTTGCATAATGCAGTCTGTTTCACATAatattgaacaaaaaaaaaaaatagacagtAAGCCATATGCTAGTATTAAAAAAGTTGTTTAGATGGAATGCAAAAATGCATCCTATGTTGGATTATGGATTATTTTATTACTGCATACTACACTGTTTGTTAGATGGGAAGAGGTTCTATGGGGTTCTATTTAGAAccctaaagggttagttcacccaaaaatgaaatttatatcattaattattcaccttcatgttgttccacacccgtaagacctttgttcatcttcggaacacaaattaatatatttttgataaaatccgatggctcagtgaggcctgcattgccagcaagataattaacactttcagatgcccagaaagctactaaagacgtatttaaaacagttcatatgactacagtggttcaaccttaattttataaagtgacaagaatattttttgtgcgccaaaaaaactaaaaaacatatatatttgttgtcattgtatatgtattgcatttttaatgtatttttgcttAAATTAGATTGAATGAGCATCACATCACTGACCCATATACACTAATAGTGAAAACTATTGTTAACAAGGTCTATTTGTGTAAGGGAATcacaaaaactttaaacacacacacccgcccttgaaaatttaaaaataggTATATAGAGGCTATTTTAACAGACACCATCTGCACCTCTTACTATATTCTGCTCATCATGAAGCTTTGAATTAAAGTCTATTTCATCTGCCCAGGAGCTGCCGGAAAGGAATGTAAAGCACATTCCACAAGATTATTAAGCAGATTTTCAGAAAAGCATAACATCTGAACATCAACAATCAGTCAATACAATTCAATGCAAAATAGCCCAGTTAAAAATCGGAATGCTTATTTACCACACCAAAAGCTTATTGTATGAGTGTAATTCAAAAACCCTTGCACAGGCATTACTAAAAACCTCTTTCCATGTTAAACCGAtctaaaaagtcttaaaaatgaTTCATGTGTATCTAAGCCAAGAGCGAGCTTCTAAATCTTCTCTGATCAAGGAAAATTACAAAGTGGCCCTAGACGACCTTTTAACTTTGAACAGGTTGACTCAGACAGCTGTGTTTAACTTCACACATATAAAATATGTGGTATGTGTGTGAGGTCCATAATGTTCCTCTGATTAAAAGCAAAACGCTATGGTGTGGGATATGACATAAATCCTGTTCCAAAGGCATGCGCTGCTGAAAATTCTTCAGAGATTAGGTAATGATGAGAGAACAGCTGTGCCGCCCACTGTACATATGCACGTGTGTTTGGTTGAGAGAAAAGAAGACCTTAAACGTCCAACCTTAAAATCAATGACATGATGCTCTTTTTTTTCAGATATGTAAATTTATtaaaggatctcaagctgactatCTGAAGATGTTACTGTAGCTATTAAAAGACATggtacttccttgaaaataaattccagcaaaGACCTACATATGgtaatttatttgttcaatAATATAGCTTACTCtcgttgagtaataaaaacggCATCTCTGCGACActttaacatttcaaatccctcagttctcgccatctctgaaaagccaagtcaatgttgattcttgttttattacgagctctgtcatGTTCTCTTTTTGCCAACAGACTCTCCCCTGttcaatgttttttgaaaagggTGATTCCCTGGAAGTTTGAGATTTAGTgtgctccatgtcaacctttgTCATTTGTTGTGACAACaaacctatgccactcccacaccatgCACGCGTCAAAGTAGctggagcaacttttctctatttatggATATGACGAGACACGCACGGGCAGGTGACATA contains:
- the lsp1a gene encoding non-muscle caldesmon isoform X2 gives rise to the protein MSSAIMRRNSSKQGLQNLLRVTAQRSIEDAEEIERERRRRAREAFRNQHSLSRSAGSPQDSVNPPEAGLYESELKPSSPIAMDEDEGFSDWTQKLERRTRLRMEENGSGEESQEVEKNVNARSRQREKTSFTTSIQSQQIQDREEEEKRPERRMEISERVSSQRPEEWQDDTRDSKNQQEIKPPMENKIKEERKEMKVSYTSKVFLQQDRIPNGNGEAAAEEITSHLVKTKRSPRTAVVDQAFETKKDMHAGLETELKLEKIRRSQQEKESQEMEHLRQRQAEAELELEELKKKREERRKAREDEERRREEEEQQKLAKKEEDKRQMKEDIEKRRMEAAEKRMKNINITSTDGDDPFNPLNPISPTFKITERTESLNRSLKKSNSFKKSQRPVLLPKIDDKLEQYTQAIEISSKEAKMTKPAVVDIPCVSAPVASKKNLFEAGEAWSQTSLKGTPSKVRNQKDTEIVKVGVANLINHWVKGSPEGGNRQSPSTASDVKPGDVLQKKNMWEIIGEGSTAEKSGLGGKVSSSGKRYKFVVTGHGKYEKISTEGDRYCVYPNGKSSELSSDDL
- the lsp1a gene encoding non-muscle caldesmon isoform X3; this encodes MSSAIMRRNSSKQGLQNLLRVTAQRSIEDAEEIERERRRRAREAFRNQHSLSRSAGSPQDSVNPPEAGLYESELKPSSPIAMDEDEGFSDWTQKLERRTRLRMEENGSGEESQEVEKNVNARSRQREKTSFTTSIQSQQIQDREEEEKRPERRMEISERVSSQRPEEWQDDTRDSKNQQEIKPPMENKIKEERKEMKVSYTSKVFLQQDRIPNGNGEAAAEEITSHLVKTKRSPSRTAVVDQAFETKKDMHAGLETELKLEKIRRSQQEKESQEMEHLRQRQAEAELELEELKKKREERRKAREDEERRREEEEQQKLAKKEEDKRQMKEDIEKRRMEAAEKRMKNINITSTDGDDPFNPLNPISPTFKITERTESLNRSLKKSNSFKKSQRPVLLPKIDDKLEQYTQAIEISSKEAKMTKPAVVDIPCVSAPVASKKNLFEAGEAWSQTSLKGTPSKDTEIVKVGVANLINHWVKGSPEGGNRQSPSTASDVKPGDVLQKKNMWEIIGEGSTAEKSGLGGKVSSSGKRYKFVVTGHGKYEKISTEGDRYCVYPNGKSSELSSDDL
- the lsp1a gene encoding non-muscle caldesmon isoform X1; protein product: MSSAIMRRNSSKQGLQNLLRVTAQRSIEDAEEIERERRRRAREAFRNQHSLSRSAGSPQDSVNPPEAGLYESELKPSSPIAMDEDEGFSDWTQKLERRTRLRMEENGSGEESQEVEKNVNARSRQREKTSFTTSIQSQQIQDREEEEKRPERRMEISERVSSQRPEEWQDDTRDSKNQQEIKPPMENKIKEERKEMKVSYTSKVFLQQDRIPNGNGEAAAEEITSHLVKTKRSPSRTAVVDQAFETKKDMHAGLETELKLEKIRRSQQEKESQEMEHLRQRQAEAELELEELKKKREERRKAREDEERRREEEEQQKLAKKEEDKRQMKEDIEKRRMEAAEKRMKNINITSTDGDDPFNPLNPISPTFKITERTESLNRSLKKSNSFKKSQRPVLLPKIDDKLEQYTQAIEISSKEAKMTKPAVVDIPCVSAPVASKKNLFEAGEAWSQTSLKGTPSKVRNQKDTEIVKVGVANLINHWVKGSPEGGNRQSPSTASDVKPGDVLQKKNMWEIIGEGSTAEKSGLGGKVSSSGKRYKFVVTGHGKYEKISTEGDRYCVYPNGKSSELSSDDL